In the Pseudonocardia cypriaca genome, one interval contains:
- a CDS encoding GcvT family protein yields MPSTPRVVIIGAGIVGTNLADELTSRGWDRVTVVDQGPLPLTGGSSSHAPGLVFQTNASKTMTEFARYTVEKFSGLDLDGAWCFNQVGGLEVATTPERLVDLHRKHGWATSWGVESRVVDADECVRLHPLLDRERVLGGFHVPTDGLAKAPRVVAALARRAEARGARFQGSARVTGIERSDGRVTGVRTADGVLPADVVVCCAGFWGQRVGAMVGMPVPLLPLAHQYVKTGQVAELVGRNNEVTEAGLPILRHQDQDLYFREHVDRLGIGSYAHRPMPVRLSDLDDDGQVSAAAMPSMLPFTEEDFAPSWEQSRLLLPALASAKVEEGFNGIFSFTPDGGPLIGESPDVAGFWIAEAVWVTHSAGVAKAVAELLTDGRSSVDLHGCDVHRFEEVQLTDDYVSETSQQNFVEIYDVLHPLQPKDSPRNLRVSPFHARQQELGAVFLEAAGWERPHWYEANAPLVLQLPREWVPPERDEWSARFWSPIAAAEAWRTREGVAMYDMTPLKRLEVTGPGALALLDRLTTGKMDKSVGSVTYTLALDEAGGVRSDLTVARLGADRFQVGANGNLDLDHLRRHAPSDVQVRDITGGTCCIGVWGPLARDLVQPLSREDFSNEALKYFRAMPARIGGVPVTAMRLSYVGELGWEIYTSAEYGLRLWDVLWEAGQELGVIVAGRAAFNSLRLEKGYRSWGHDMTTEHNPYEAGLGFAVRPQKGDFVGRDAIAGLDADAVTRRLSCLTIDDRRSVVLGHEPVFVDGRPAGYVTSAAFGHTIGAPIAYAWLPASATPGTAVEIEYFGRRIPATVATEPLVDPEMTRIRR; encoded by the coding sequence ATGCCCAGCACGCCACGAGTCGTGATCATCGGAGCCGGGATCGTCGGGACGAACCTCGCCGACGAGCTGACCTCCCGCGGGTGGGACCGGGTCACCGTCGTCGACCAGGGCCCGCTGCCGCTCACCGGCGGCTCCAGCTCGCACGCGCCCGGCCTGGTGTTCCAGACGAACGCGTCGAAGACGATGACGGAGTTCGCGCGCTACACCGTCGAGAAGTTCTCCGGCCTCGACCTCGACGGCGCCTGGTGCTTCAACCAGGTCGGCGGGCTGGAGGTCGCCACCACGCCGGAGCGGTTGGTCGACCTGCACCGCAAGCACGGCTGGGCCACGTCGTGGGGCGTCGAGAGCCGGGTCGTCGACGCGGACGAGTGCGTGCGCCTGCACCCGCTGCTCGACCGCGAGCGGGTGCTCGGGGGCTTCCACGTGCCGACCGACGGCCTCGCGAAGGCGCCCCGGGTGGTCGCCGCCCTCGCCCGCCGCGCGGAGGCGCGGGGCGCCCGCTTCCAGGGGTCGGCCCGGGTCACCGGCATCGAACGGTCCGACGGGCGGGTCACCGGAGTGCGCACCGCCGACGGCGTGCTGCCGGCCGACGTCGTGGTGTGCTGCGCCGGGTTCTGGGGGCAGCGGGTGGGCGCGATGGTGGGCATGCCGGTGCCGCTGCTGCCGCTGGCCCACCAGTACGTGAAGACCGGGCAGGTCGCCGAGCTCGTCGGCCGCAACAACGAGGTCACCGAGGCCGGTCTGCCCATCCTGCGCCACCAGGACCAGGACCTGTACTTCCGCGAGCACGTCGACCGGCTCGGGATCGGCAGCTACGCCCACCGCCCGATGCCGGTGCGGCTGTCCGACCTCGACGATGACGGGCAGGTCAGCGCGGCGGCGATGCCGTCGATGCTGCCGTTCACCGAGGAGGACTTCGCGCCGTCCTGGGAGCAGAGCCGGTTGCTGCTGCCCGCGCTGGCGTCGGCGAAGGTCGAGGAGGGCTTCAACGGCATCTTCTCCTTCACCCCGGACGGTGGCCCGCTGATCGGCGAGTCGCCCGACGTCGCCGGGTTCTGGATTGCCGAGGCGGTCTGGGTGACGCACTCGGCGGGGGTGGCGAAGGCCGTCGCGGAGCTGCTGACCGACGGCCGGTCGAGCGTGGACCTGCACGGGTGCGACGTGCACCGCTTCGAGGAGGTCCAGCTCACCGACGACTACGTCAGCGAGACCTCCCAGCAGAACTTCGTGGAGATCTACGACGTGCTGCACCCCCTGCAGCCGAAGGATTCGCCGCGCAACCTGCGGGTCAGCCCGTTCCACGCCCGGCAGCAGGAGCTGGGCGCGGTGTTCCTGGAGGCGGCCGGGTGGGAGCGACCGCACTGGTACGAGGCGAACGCGCCGCTGGTCCTGCAGCTGCCGCGGGAGTGGGTTCCGCCGGAGCGCGACGAGTGGTCGGCGCGGTTCTGGTCCCCCATCGCCGCCGCCGAGGCCTGGCGGACCCGCGAGGGCGTGGCGATGTACGACATGACCCCGCTCAAGCGGCTCGAGGTCACCGGCCCGGGCGCGCTGGCGCTGCTGGACCGGCTCACCACCGGCAAGATGGACAAGTCCGTCGGCTCGGTCACCTACACCCTCGCGCTCGACGAGGCGGGTGGCGTCCGCAGCGACCTGACCGTTGCCCGGCTGGGCGCCGACCGGTTCCAGGTCGGCGCGAACGGCAACCTCGACCTCGACCACCTCCGCCGCCACGCCCCCTCCGACGTGCAGGTGCGCGACATCACCGGTGGCACCTGCTGCATCGGCGTGTGGGGTCCGCTGGCCCGCGACCTCGTCCAGCCCCTGTCCCGCGAGGACTTCTCCAACGAGGCGCTGAAGTACTTCCGGGCCATGCCGGCGCGGATCGGCGGCGTGCCGGTCACCGCGATGCGGCTGTCCTACGTGGGCGAGCTCGGCTGGGAGATCTACACCAGCGCCGAGTACGGGCTGCGGCTGTGGGACGTGCTCTGGGAGGCCGGTCAGGAGCTGGGCGTCATCGTGGCCGGACGGGCCGCCTTCAACAGCCTCCGGCTGGAGAAGGGCTACCGCTCATGGGGTCACGACATGACCACGGAGCACAACCCGTACGAGGCGGGACTCGGCTTCGCGGTACGGCCGCAGAAGGGCGACTTCGTCGGCCGCGACGCGATCGCAGGCCTCGACGCGGACGCGGTCACCCGCAGGCTGTCCTGCCTCACCATCGATGACCGGCGCAGCGTGGTGCTCGGCCACGAGCCGGTGTTCGTCGACGGGCGGCCGGCGGGCTACGTCACCAGCGCAGCGTTCGGGCACACCATCGGCGCGCCCATCGCCTACGCATGGCTGCCGGCGAGCGCGACCCCGGGCACCGCCGTCGAGATCGAGTACTTCGGCCGCCGCATCCCGGCCACGGTGGCCACGGAGCCCCTCGTGGACCCGGAGATGACCCGCATCCGGCGCTGA
- a CDS encoding sarcosine oxidase subunit gamma: MTVELPRTGPLHGWSEHFADLPDGVQIMAEPFVAMADLRVDPTGPAADAVAAHLRAALPTRPSWVDGERTRVIWLGPDEWLVTSPFRNPEELEADLRAAVGAEGAVVDVSAQRTTLRLRGEHVRDVLATGCAIDLHPRAFPAGSAVQTTLGLAGVVLLALDDTATHYQLLVRSSFARYLATWLLDAATEFRGA; this comes from the coding sequence GTGACGGTTGAGCTGCCGCGCACCGGACCCCTGCACGGCTGGTCGGAGCACTTCGCCGATCTCCCCGACGGGGTGCAGATCATGGCTGAGCCGTTCGTCGCGATGGCCGACCTGCGCGTCGACCCGACCGGGCCGGCCGCGGACGCCGTCGCCGCGCACCTCCGCGCTGCCCTGCCCACCAGGCCGTCCTGGGTGGATGGCGAAAGGACCCGGGTGATCTGGCTGGGGCCCGACGAGTGGCTCGTCACGAGCCCGTTCCGCAACCCGGAGGAGCTGGAGGCGGATCTCCGGGCGGCCGTCGGCGCGGAAGGGGCGGTGGTCGACGTCTCCGCGCAGCGCACCACGTTGCGGCTGCGCGGCGAGCACGTCCGCGACGTGCTCGCCACCGGCTGCGCGATCGACCTGCACCCGCGCGCGTTCCCGGCGGGGTCAGCGGTGCAGACCACCCTCGGGCTGGCCGGCGTCGTGCTGCTGGCCCTCGACGACACGGCCACGCACTACCAGCTCCTGGTCCGGTCCTCCTTCGCCCGCTACCTCGCCACCTGGCTGCTCGACGCGGCCACCGAGTTCAGGGGAGCCTGA
- a CDS encoding 2Fe-2S iron-sulfur cluster-binding protein: MTEFRVPAGGRIDRATAYRFTFGGVPYTGHPGDTLASALLANGVHATGRSIALGRPRGIGAAWAEDPGGLVQIEEPFPEPMLLATTIDLVDGLAARGVPGQGRLADVPDSARYDAKHAHADLLVVGAGPSGLVAALTAARAGARVVLVDEQSEPGGALLGSADRVDGGPALDWVAAATAELASYPDVLHLQRTTAFGHYDDGFVLALERRADHLGPAAPRNRSRQRVWRIRARHVLIATGAHERPIVFADNDRPGIMLAASARTFLHRYGVLAGRDAVVFTTDDAAYATAVDLADAGARVHAVVDARPEAPAQWRAECERRGIPVRTGQVVTGTEGTERVSAALVAELQGGERERITCDLLLVSGGWNPAVHLFSQARGRLRYDDGLGAFVPGETLPGTSVAGSATGVLDLDGCLRDGARAALLVLADLGVDAGGVAALPTAEAGPERTPPLVLWRVPDGDTSTQFVDVQRDATVADIARAVGAGLRSIEHVKRYTTIGTAHDQGKTSGIVAAGITAELLGVPVADLGTTTFRPPYTPVAFAALAGRNRGALFDPERVTAVHDWHVARGAVFEDVGQWKRPRYYPLPGEDMETAVLRECAAVRGGVGILDGSTLGKIDVQGPDASVLLDRLYTNLMSSLKVGSVRYGVLCGADGMVLDDGTVLRLAEDRFLVYTTTGGAAKVLDWMEEWLQTEWPDLRVHLTSVTEQWATFPVVGPRSRDVIAAVFPDVDASKGAFPFMAWRDTRLGEVPVRIARVSFSGELAYEVNVDAWHAQAVWDRLIEAGEPHGITPYGTETMHVLRAEKAYPIVGQDTDGTVTPQDLGMSWVVSKKKPDFVGKRSFDRAENRNPLRKQLVGLLPLDRTVLLPEGSQVVEGSDRSGRLPEPPVPMLGHVTSSYRSAELERTFALALVRAGRDRIGQTLHVPVGDALVPVAVTEPVLVDPEGARRDG; the protein is encoded by the coding sequence GGCGGCCTGGTGCAGATCGAGGAGCCCTTCCCCGAACCGATGCTGCTCGCCACCACGATCGATCTCGTCGACGGGCTCGCCGCTCGCGGCGTCCCCGGCCAGGGCCGGCTCGCCGACGTGCCCGACTCCGCCCGTTACGACGCGAAGCACGCGCACGCCGACCTGCTCGTGGTCGGGGCGGGCCCGTCCGGCCTCGTCGCAGCGCTCACGGCGGCACGGGCAGGGGCCCGGGTAGTGCTCGTCGACGAGCAGTCCGAGCCGGGCGGGGCGCTGCTCGGCAGCGCCGACCGCGTCGACGGCGGTCCCGCCCTGGACTGGGTCGCCGCCGCGACGGCCGAGCTGGCGTCGTACCCCGACGTGCTGCACCTGCAGCGCACCACGGCGTTCGGGCACTACGACGACGGCTTCGTGCTCGCCCTGGAGCGGCGTGCGGACCATCTCGGTCCCGCGGCGCCGCGCAACCGCTCGCGCCAGCGCGTGTGGCGGATCCGCGCGCGCCACGTGCTCATCGCGACCGGCGCGCACGAGCGCCCGATCGTGTTCGCCGACAACGATCGCCCCGGGATCATGCTCGCCGCATCGGCCCGCACGTTCCTGCACCGCTACGGCGTGCTGGCCGGCCGCGACGCCGTCGTGTTCACCACCGACGACGCCGCCTACGCCACGGCGGTCGACCTCGCGGACGCCGGGGCGCGGGTGCACGCCGTCGTCGACGCACGGCCGGAGGCGCCCGCGCAGTGGCGTGCGGAGTGCGAGCGGCGTGGCATCCCGGTGCGCACGGGGCAGGTCGTCACCGGCACGGAGGGCACCGAGCGGGTGAGCGCCGCCCTCGTCGCGGAGCTGCAGGGCGGCGAGCGCGAGCGGATCACGTGCGACCTGCTGCTGGTCAGCGGCGGGTGGAACCCCGCGGTGCACCTGTTCAGCCAGGCCCGCGGCCGGCTGCGCTACGACGACGGGCTGGGGGCTTTCGTGCCGGGCGAGACGCTGCCGGGCACGTCCGTCGCCGGCTCCGCGACCGGCGTCCTCGACCTGGACGGCTGCCTGCGCGACGGTGCCCGCGCCGCGCTCCTCGTGCTCGCGGACCTGGGGGTCGACGCCGGCGGGGTCGCGGCGCTGCCCACCGCGGAGGCGGGCCCCGAACGCACCCCACCGCTGGTGCTGTGGCGGGTGCCCGATGGGGACACCAGCACCCAGTTCGTCGACGTCCAGCGCGACGCCACCGTGGCCGACATCGCCCGCGCCGTCGGGGCCGGGTTGCGCAGCATCGAGCACGTCAAGCGGTACACGACGATCGGCACCGCGCACGACCAGGGCAAGACGTCCGGGATCGTCGCGGCCGGGATCACCGCCGAGCTGCTCGGCGTGCCCGTCGCGGACCTCGGCACCACGACGTTCCGCCCGCCGTACACGCCCGTGGCGTTCGCCGCGCTGGCCGGCCGCAACCGCGGCGCCCTCTTCGACCCCGAGCGCGTCACCGCCGTGCACGACTGGCACGTCGCGCGCGGCGCGGTGTTCGAGGACGTCGGGCAGTGGAAGCGGCCGCGCTACTACCCGCTGCCCGGTGAGGACATGGAGACCGCCGTCCTGCGCGAGTGCGCCGCGGTCCGCGGCGGCGTCGGGATCCTCGACGGTTCCACGCTCGGCAAGATCGACGTGCAGGGCCCGGACGCCTCGGTGCTGCTCGACCGGCTCTACACGAACCTGATGAGCAGCCTGAAGGTCGGCTCCGTGCGCTACGGCGTGCTGTGCGGCGCCGACGGGATGGTGCTCGACGACGGCACCGTGCTGCGCCTCGCCGAGGACCGGTTCCTCGTCTACACCACCACCGGCGGCGCCGCGAAGGTGCTCGACTGGATGGAGGAGTGGCTGCAGACCGAGTGGCCCGACCTGCGCGTGCACCTCACGTCGGTCACCGAGCAGTGGGCCACCTTCCCCGTGGTCGGGCCGCGCTCCCGGGACGTGATCGCCGCGGTCTTCCCGGACGTGGACGCCTCGAAGGGGGCCTTCCCGTTCATGGCGTGGCGCGACACGCGGCTCGGCGAGGTCCCGGTGCGGATCGCCCGCGTCAGCTTCTCCGGCGAGCTCGCCTACGAGGTCAACGTCGACGCCTGGCACGCGCAGGCCGTCTGGGACCGGCTCATCGAGGCGGGCGAACCGCACGGCATCACCCCGTACGGCACGGAGACCATGCACGTGCTGCGCGCGGAGAAGGCCTACCCGATCGTCGGGCAGGACACCGACGGCACCGTCACCCCGCAGGACCTCGGGATGTCGTGGGTGGTGTCGAAGAAGAAGCCCGACTTCGTCGGCAAGCGCTCCTTCGACCGGGCCGAGAACCGCAACCCGCTGCGCAAGCAGCTGGTCGGCCTGCTGCCGCTCGACCGCACCGTGCTGCTGCCCGAGGGCTCGCAGGTCGTCGAGGGCTCCGACCGCTCCGGGCGGCTGCCCGAACCGCCCGTGCCGATGCTCGGGCACGTCACGTCCAGCTACCGCAGCGCCGAGCTGGAGCGGACCTTCGCCCTCGCGCTGGTGCGGGCGGGCCGCGACCGCATCGGCCAGACCCTCCACGTTCCGGTCGGCGACGCGTTGGTCCCCGTGGCGGTCACCGAACCCGTGCTCGTCGACCCGGAAGGAGCCCGCCGTGACGGTTGA